The DNA sequence TGAGGCAGCCAGAGTGCACACTGTGTTCACAACCACCTCGGCTATGCTTTGATACTTACTCACTTCTAGGGACCAAAAAAACTGCGCCCTCACACCCACGTcttttttgtctgtctgttgtaAAATAAGCACAGAGGGATGTTTTCTCTGGAATTAAGATCAATTCTATAGCCGTTTTATAGTCCTACTCGGGGGGTCACGGGTGGGCCgcggcctatcccagccgactttttGGGGCGCGAGGCGACGTGCGCCCTGGAACGGGCAGCAGCCGACCGAACACCAAAGGAAAATGTCATCAATTCGATGCTTTCCTGTCGTTTCCGCGGCTTTAATCTCCAGAAGATGACGCAAACACGACTCGTGACCATTGACGATgccacttttattttaattttttttattaattcgtCAACAGtatacaaatattcacacacaaaatgctCTCAAAAACACTAGTGTCGTCAACATTTCTACCCGACTTAcagttctgattttttttcctttgtgtgCTATTTAGTCCataacaataatcataataataataattgcattgATTCGTCATCCTGTGCGCACACCTCGTAAACAGCatcgaccaccgtgccaccacttGGCCCGTCAATAGCGAGAAGGTACGTGTGAGGCAGGAGCTATTTGACATCATCACGCAAGGAGGTCCgtattgccttttttttgggggggggtggggagcAAATTAAGGTGTCTGGTACAGACGCACCGCCATCACAGCACCGACACACTTCCCGGCACGTGTGCGTCCTGGAAATCAAGAAATCAAATCTGGAGGAAACCGAAAGTCGGGTCGGCAACGGACGGGCGGGTCGATCGATCAAGTCGTGCAAGGTAGCCGGCAACAACACATCACAACTTCAGGAACCTCCCCCACCGAAAGAAATCGAATAAAACAGGAGAAAACAATGTATATTTGTTAAGGTGAGCGTCAACGTTAAAGTGGCATCATGTGACCTTTTCGTGTGTCCCCCCCCCGAGTTTCATAAATAACTTTATTCCCAAAATATCAGGAATTAGTGCAACAAACCTTCTCGCGGGGTTATTTTTTCCACCCCCGTtaagtaaaaacaaaccaaaagcaGCTCATGTGGCGGCGGGGAAATATTCCAACCTTTTTTGTCAAGGAGTGCGCCGTTGTCGCAAAAAGTCTTCGTGTGCTTGGAAATCAAAGACTTGCTTCAGTCGCCGCGTGACGTTTGGCCTTCGGGAAGGCATTCGTGAAAAGAATAATGCCGCCAATCTGGGGCGACCGGACCGAGCTACATTCTGCGGGTTATGGTAAATAAAGAGCTTACAGTGATGTCCTCGTTTTATTTGTTTCGCGCAGATGACTGCACTctgcaagttttatttttttttcttaaataagcTTTTGATTTTGGAGGAGGAGCGCTTGACTTTCTCTCCGTTGTCACTGGAGTCCTGGGAGGAGGTGCTCTGGAGCTTGTGCTCCCGGCCCACGCTCCGGCCTTCCGAGTCCAGGGAGGTGAGGGACGGGTAGCGGCCCACGGAGGGCGGAATGCCGAAGCTGTACGATTTCTCCAGGATGCCGTTGTACGCGGCCTTCCCCGACGGAGATGTGACGGCCTGGGTCTCCGGCGCGATTCGGGTGAGGTCCGGCGACGGCGAGGTGGACGGCGGGCCCGAGGGGGTGGTGGCCGGCGTAGGGGGCAAAGGCGGCGGGGTGGAGTCCCTGCTGTTGCTCGCGATGCCGCTGCACGTGGGGAACTCCGGGCTCTGATTGAACAGCAGCATTTCCTCGCGGGAAATCTTGCGGTACGGGGCGTCCGGGGTCACGAAGCAGGGGTTGTGCGGCGGCTTGCGGCCCATCGAGGAGTTCAGAGTGTCCGTGTCGGGGCTGCCCTCCTGGGCGACCTCCCTGAGAGACAAGGAGGCGgacagaaaaatgtcacaaagtacGCCCGTCTTTACTGtcaaccagtggttctcaaactggggtctcTGCAAACCCTTGCTCTGgggtctgcaaaataatttgcagtaACTATCAGCTAGGTTGTATCATTAGAGAGAGTGCACACCTACAAATGGGGACCGGGGAGCAAAACGAAACCAACACAATCAAGCAATTACTCCTTCCTTACTCGTTGCGGGCCAATTAGAAGCTCTTGTGGGATCGCGGTCCGGCATTcgagaaaagtattttttcgaACGTATCAGTTATTCACTGACAAACGTCACTGACTTTATGCTCAGGCCAAGGTAATAAAGGTATTACTTTGTCGCCATCTGGTGGAATGTTGACGTTGTTGTTGGGTTTAATTTGCTATGTCCTGTTTTTTGGCAATTAAACGGACAGTATGTTTCTGCTTGTCTCCAGGTGTAGCTAATAGCCCGTGTGTTAAATTAGGATCGTTTGGCCTTGGCTCTTCATCCATGCATGCTGCCCAAGTCAAGTCACCATTGCCAAGCGCCATTGCGAGTGTCTGGATGAAACACATCCGCGACATACCCCCTCCGCTCCGAGCTGAACATGACGTATTCGTCGTCCGCCTCGAGGTGAAAGGAGAGGGGCGAGCCGGCCACGGACAGCAGGTCGGGGTCCGGGGACATCACGGCGGACGAGCCCATGAGGCTCCGGCGGGAGCGGCACGCGCTGCTGTTGCGCGTCAGCGGGGGCCGCATCAacgttgcttaaaaaaaaaaaaaaagagcgattAAAAAGGACTCGGGATCGCGTATTGGCCACATTGAGGTATCCCGGCATTTATTGTGAATGTCATGTTTCtgattgtgctgctccttctggtgtgcgcacaTTAATATAATACACGCGGAGTTGTTGATGAAACACGAAGACCATCACTcctaaactgcagtaatatgagTTGTTTTTTCGCATAGCGTAAAGAATggtctgtttgtgttcaaatatccatttttttAGACTTAAAACTACTGGGATATTGATGCTAGCTTCGTTAGCCCATCCATGGCTTTTCgcattgtgttagcattaggctaccACACTTTTGGAAGGCAAAGTCTTGTGGTCTGATGAAATACACAATGGctgattcactttttttttggggggggggggggggggggcattaaaCCGCTTGGAGCAAGCACATGagagcttttttcttttttttttttttcttttctttaaaagaagaagaagtgttcGCAACCTGCCAAACATAAGACGTACACGACACACTTAGGGAGGGCAGAATTGACATCATCCACTTCTCGGCACTCACTTTCGTAAGACCCATGCttagaaaaatgacattttcccaaaaaaatggcaaaacttATTGTGATccattcataataatgtttggcATTTATCAGCCTCTGGCTTTTCATTTTTCCTATAATTCCCTTTCCTTTGCATTTGAACATCATTACGCTATCAAACGGTGACTACATAGCCTTGTTTACGTTTGCAATGGATACCGCTAGCTCCTAATGTGGCCgccacatcccacaatgcaactTTGTTCCCAAAACGTTCCCAAGCCCTATTCACAACGCCCCACCTGTGAATTGCGGAACGATGGGAGGCGTGTCCTCGTCCAGGTCGTCCACGCCGCCGGCGATGGGGTACGGCGGGACGGAGACGCGTGGCATCACCACCCAGCTGTGGTCAGAGTAGAGGCTGGCCGTCAGACTCGGCAGCCCGGAGTTGTTGACGACGGGGAAGCCGCAGAGCCTCTCGATCTGCTGCCAGCGGTGCAAGCGCTCCCTCAGACACGCTGTCACCTCAGACAAGGATttcctcaagaaaaaaaaacaacgggaAAACTAACGTCTTGCAGaggcaggggttctcaaacgttCTGAAGCCAAAGCCATTACATGCTTTGCTGCCATGTGGTGGCATCTTTTTGCCACGGAACCGTTGAAGTGATTTGAGGAGATTCCTTTCGACAAAAGTAATCATTTGCTGCCTTCTTGCGGCATACATAGGTGAATACAAATGCTTTTAGcgtcaattacttgcagatttatgagatgTTTGTGCCtccaagctgcaaatattttgccgtGTTGTCTTTACCTCACGACAACTCTACACGAGAAAAATGTGTGAGGGAGttaaaaattacttttatttgatactTTACAATCCCATGTGTACGTACGCACTTTTATAAACCGTATGACCTAACTAATAATGCATCGCAAATtaacgtaatttctcgtgtataatacgcactacAGTATAAtccgcacccccaaaattgactccagaaatcaggaaaacccttcttcttcttcatgtataatgcacacccatgactttctatctttaaattagtttttctaATCAATTCTGATCAGTAATATGATTAACACTGAGGTTTACTTGTTCtgtaataatgtatttaatattgtgaCACACCTTAGTACACTGCaccataaaaacaaatgtatggcTGTTCTAAAACATATGCCTTATTTCACTGTGAAATAGTTTTCTTTGACTATAAAATGCGCTATTGATTTTGGAAGATTTTTGCGGACTTACTTGGCTTCGAGTATCTTGTGGTCCACCTCATCCAGTGATGAACTGTGCGCGACGTGAAGAGTTCCAAACACAGAACTTCTCTTCTTTTTGATTTTCTCCGCCTGCAGTCCAAAAGGGAAAGGTTTGGAAATTGTCGCTAAGAGAGAAAAGCCCAGCGGTCGCTCGGTCTCGGTTACCTCGTCCTTGGCGACGCAGAGCTGTTGCTCGGCACTCTGCTTCTTGATGTTGTAGTACTGAACCTCCACCTCGTGCGTGAGCTGGAGCCACTTCTGCAGAGCTTCGGGCAGCGACCACTCGGACTGAATCTCCTTCTCGGCTCGCTTAAGGGCCTTTCGGACCTACGCGGTGGGTATGGATTTTGGTTCAGAAAGGTGCCTCGATCGTCTATTTGCCGCATGTAAGGCTTCACCTGCACAAGCTCCTCTTCTGCGTATTTGAGCCGGCTGAGCTCGCATTCGGCGCCCTCTCGCAGGTCCCGAAGTCTGTGGGCTTCCTTCTTGGCGCCGGTGATCTCGTCCCTCATCTTCTGCTCGAGATTCTGCTTCTCCACAATGACCGTCCGGTTTTCTTCCTGAGCCTTTTCCAAACTGAGGAGGAGGAAAGCCATTTGAATATCTGCTACTGTTTGAAACCACCGTGTTGTTTCGGGTATCTTTTTCATTTCTCTCGCTAACCGACTCTGCAGGTCGAGGAGGCTTTGCTCAGCGTTTTGCAGGCTCTCCAGATCCTTCATCATCTGGGAGATGTGCACCTTGCTGGACTTGTTCTGCACGTAAGCAAACCAGCAGCCGCCCACGCCGATCACTATGGAGATCGTGAGGACGAAGTCTTTCATCCAGTTGTGTTGCGGCCCTAAGGGAAAGGAGGGACGACGGGAGTGGTGCAAAATGAAGCATTCGCGGGCCACGTGCGGCAAAGTCGACAGAAGGCGCGGGCTTACGCAGCGGGGGGCCGAAAAGGACCGCGTCGAGCGCCTTCAGGttgagtttttgtttgtgtcgCTGGTCTGACACCTTGAGCTGCACGGACAGGAACGACGGCTCGTTTGCGGCGATGCTGCGACACAAGAGCGAGACGGTCACCGGTGCGTACAGCCCCGCCAGAGAAGCTGGTCGGCCCGGTGACGTGACACCAAAGCCTTCAACATCCCCGCCCGAGaccacgcgcgcacacaccggGACGAGCAGAGCGACGTGTTCGTAGTTCACATTTCTCGGTTCGAGACCGTGCCCTATTTTGGGACCAGCATTTTCAGGCCGAAACGTGATCTGACGTGGCCTCAAAGAAATCTGCGAGGCCCATGTCTTCCCTCTGTGTTGCCCCTTTGCAAGCATCAGAGGGCAGCATCGTCCAGTAAGACGAAGATGCGTTCGTGCACAGCAAAGCAAACGCAAGAGGATTAGTGGCAAAAGCAAAAGGGACTACCAACCGTGGCAGTATGTTGCCAGTGACGCGGAAGTCCCGGAAGTTTTTTTCATACTGGGGCAGCTCCACCGACTCCTTCAACCACTGAACCGTGTCTTCCACCGTCCAGTTGTGGACTGACGGACACAAAAAAGCCATGTCATTATTTCGCTTGTATGACAGAAGCTTGAGAAAGATTTGATGTGCAGTGTCTTCTACAGTTGCTTCTGTAGATTGTGAGACACATTTTGCTGTGTATTTGCCTTCTGAAGTCTTCCAGCCCTTCCAAAGCTCCTCCACTGTGATGTGTTGGTCCTCCCGGTGCAAGTTGCTGTGCTTGTTGGTCTGATGCTGCTTCATGTCTTCTATAATAAACTGAGAAAAAGAGATGATACATTCGGCATCGGTTTTTGTCGGGGAGGGTTGTTTCCTGACAGTACACTTTTATTCTCAactatcgtgtgtgtgtgcgcgcgtttaAGAGAGGCAATTCTACAGAGCTGTCTGGCTGATCGCTCCCTctcgcgcacgcacgcgcgcgcacactttttcatttctcggctttttttttccttttagggACTTTGAAAAGCGAGCAAGAGCTCCACTTCCACCTGCGTACGCGCTAAGTCTCCTCCTCTTGACAGCTCGGCACTTCGCGGCCATCAAGAGAAGACTGAGCCACAACAAAAGGAATGCCGGGATATCTTTTTGCCCTTAATTGTACCATTGCAGGAATGAAACGgtttaacaataaaacatgatCAATTTTCAAACGGCTAAACTTAGCGTTTTATATTGTAATTATCGTTAATACCGTATTTAGTGTctctgaacaaaaacaacagcagctcTGTTGCTGGCTCTCCTCATTGCATGGCGCGATATCAATTTTCCATATTGTTTCCGCTCCAATTGATCGTGATTCTTAGGTTTGCCAATCGTGGGACTACCTATCCCTCAGGTGTGGCCCAAACGCATATGTAACTAGCTGGTGCAAATCTAAATTCGCTAGTGGTTTCAGGCGACGTCACCGGGATGACTAAATGCCCGG is a window from the Phycodurus eques isolate BA_2022a chromosome 23, UOR_Pequ_1.1, whole genome shotgun sequence genome containing:
- the stim2b gene encoding stromal interaction molecule 2 isoform X4; the protein is MCTIPAVLIVLLRGLVVSALLGSHSAVTGDGATPDPCLTVIPPCVSDADRFSLAALRHIHKELDDDNDGGIEVNESVEFIIEDMKQHQTNKHSNLHREDQHITVEELWKGWKTSEVHNWTVEDTVQWLKESVELPQYEKNFRDFRVTGNILPRIAANEPSFLSVQLKVSDQRHKQKLNLKALDAVLFGPPLRPQHNWMKDFVLTISIVIGVGGCWFAYVQNKSSKVHISQMMKDLESLQNAEQSLLDLQSRLEKAQEENRTVIVEKQNLEQKMRDEITGAKKEAHRLRDLREGAECELSRLKYAEEELVQVRKALKRAEKEIQSEWSLPEALQKWLQLTHEVEVQYYNIKKQSAEQQLCVAKDEAEKIKKKRSSVFGTLHVAHSSSLDEVDHKILEAKKSLSEVTACLRERLHRWQQIERLCGFPVVNNSGLPSLTASLYSDHSWVVMPRVSVPPYPIAGGVDDLDEDTPPIVPQFTATLMRPPLTRNSSACRSRRSLMGSSAVMSPDPDLLSVAGSPLSFHLEADDEYVMFSSERRGYVADVFHPDTRNGAWQWEVAQEGSPDTDTLNSSMGRKPPHNPCFVTPDAPYRKISREEMLLFNQSPEFPTCSGIASNSRDSTPPPLPPTPATTPSGPPSTSPSPDLTRIAPETQAVTSPSGKAAYNGILEKSYSFGIPPSVGRYPSLTSLDSEGRSVGREHKLQSTSSQDSSDNGEKVKRSSSKIKSLFKKKK
- the stim2b gene encoding stromal interaction molecule 2 isoform X3; this encodes MCTIPAVLIVLLRGLVVSALLGSHSAVTGDGATPDPCLTVIPPCVSDADRFSLAALRHIHKELDDDNDGGIEVNESVEFIIEDMKQHQTNKHSNLHREDQHITVEELWKGWKTSEVHNWTVEDTVQWLKESVELPQYEKNFRDFRVTGNILPRIAANEPSFLSVQLKVSDQRHKQKLNLKALDAVLFGPPLRPQHNWMKDFVLTISIVIGVGGCWFAYVQNKSSKVHISQMMKDLESLQNAEQSLLDLQSRLEKAQEENRTVIVEKQNLEQKMRDEITGAKKEAHRLRDLREGAECELSRLKYAEEELVQVRKALKRAEKEIQSEWSLPEALQKWLQLTHEVEVQYYNIKKQSAEQQLCVAKDEAEKIKKKRSSVFGTLHVAHSSSLDEVDHKILEAKKSLSEVTACLRERLHRWQQIERLCGFPVVNNSGLPSLTASLYSDHSWVVMPRVSVPPYPIAGGVDDLDEDTPPIVPQFTATLMRPPLTRNSSACRSRRSLMGSSAVMSPDPDLLSVAGSPLSFHLEADDEYVMFSSERRGEVAQEGSPDTDTLNSSMGRKPPHNPCFVTPDAPYRKISREEMLLFNQSPEFPTCSGIASNSRDSTPPPLPPTPATTPSGPPSTSPSPDLTRIAPETQAVTSPSGKAAYNGILEKSYSFGIPPSVGRYPSLTSLDSEGRSVGREHKLQSTSSQDSSDNGEKVKRSSSKIKSLFKKKK
- the stim2b gene encoding stromal interaction molecule 2 isoform X1 — protein: MCTIPAVLIVLLRGLVVSALLGSHSAVTGDGATPDPCLTVIPPCVSDADRFSLAALRHIHKELDDDNDGGIEVNESVEFIIEDMKQHQTNKHSNLHREDQHITVEELWKGWKTSEVHNWTVEDTVQWLKESVELPQYEKNFRDFRVTGNILPRIAANEPSFLSVQLKVSDQRHKQKLNLKALDAVLFGPPLRPQHNWMKDFVLTISIVIGVGGCWFAYVQNKSSKVHISQMMKDLESLQNAEQSLLDLQSRLEKAQEENRTVIVEKQNLEQKMRDEITGAKKEAHRLRDLREGAECELSRLKYAEEELVQVRKALKRAEKEIQSEWSLPEALQKWLQLTHEVEVQYYNIKKQSAEQQLCVAKDEVTETERPLGFSLLATISKPFPFGLQAEKIKKKRSSVFGTLHVAHSSSLDEVDHKILEAKKSLSEVTACLRERLHRWQQIERLCGFPVVNNSGLPSLTASLYSDHSWVVMPRVSVPPYPIAGGVDDLDEDTPPIVPQFTATLMRPPLTRNSSACRSRRSLMGSSAVMSPDPDLLSVAGSPLSFHLEADDEYVMFSSERRGEVAQEGSPDTDTLNSSMGRKPPHNPCFVTPDAPYRKISREEMLLFNQSPEFPTCSGIASNSRDSTPPPLPPTPATTPSGPPSTSPSPDLTRIAPETQAVTSPSGKAAYNGILEKSYSFGIPPSVGRYPSLTSLDSEGRSVGREHKLQSTSSQDSSDNGEKVKRSSSKIKSLFKKKK
- the stim2b gene encoding stromal interaction molecule 2 isoform X2: MDNDASVTARPPALSLRQLPLRSRRGENPCLTVIPPCVSDADRFSLAALRHIHKELDDDNDGGIEVNESVEFIIEDMKQHQTNKHSNLHREDQHITVEELWKGWKTSEVHNWTVEDTVQWLKESVELPQYEKNFRDFRVTGNILPRIAANEPSFLSVQLKVSDQRHKQKLNLKALDAVLFGPPLRPQHNWMKDFVLTISIVIGVGGCWFAYVQNKSSKVHISQMMKDLESLQNAEQSLLDLQSRLEKAQEENRTVIVEKQNLEQKMRDEITGAKKEAHRLRDLREGAECELSRLKYAEEELVQVRKALKRAEKEIQSEWSLPEALQKWLQLTHEVEVQYYNIKKQSAEQQLCVAKDEVTETERPLGFSLLATISKPFPFGLQAEKIKKKRSSVFGTLHVAHSSSLDEVDHKILEAKKSLSEVTACLRERLHRWQQIERLCGFPVVNNSGLPSLTASLYSDHSWVVMPRVSVPPYPIAGGVDDLDEDTPPIVPQFTATLMRPPLTRNSSACRSRRSLMGSSAVMSPDPDLLSVAGSPLSFHLEADDEYVMFSSERRGEVAQEGSPDTDTLNSSMGRKPPHNPCFVTPDAPYRKISREEMLLFNQSPEFPTCSGIASNSRDSTPPPLPPTPATTPSGPPSTSPSPDLTRIAPETQAVTSPSGKAAYNGILEKSYSFGIPPSVGRYPSLTSLDSEGRSVGREHKLQSTSSQDSSDNGEKVKRSSSKIKSLFKKKK